One region of Streptococcus salivarius genomic DNA includes:
- the pdxT gene encoding pyridoxal 5'-phosphate synthase glutaminase subunit PdxT: MTKIGILALQGAFAEHEQVLKALGVETVQIRNRQDWEAHADLDGLILPGGESTVMGKLLHDLDLFDLIKAKIDAGLPVFGTCAGLILLAKTIVGDQTKHLASMDINVARNAYGRQLGSFVTDAEFKGIGEIPMVFIRGPIIEAVGPEVEILAQVNGAIVAAREKQMLVTSFHPELTGDERVHAYFLDMINQAKEEKL; the protein is encoded by the coding sequence ATGACAAAAATCGGAATACTGGCTTTGCAAGGTGCTTTTGCAGAACATGAGCAGGTCTTGAAAGCACTTGGGGTTGAAACGGTTCAAATCAGAAATCGACAAGATTGGGAAGCCCACGCTGATTTGGACGGGCTCATTCTACCAGGGGGAGAGTCGACAGTCATGGGGAAACTCTTGCATGATTTAGACTTGTTTGACTTGATAAAGGCGAAAATTGATGCAGGACTACCTGTATTTGGAACTTGTGCGGGTCTGATTTTGTTGGCCAAAACCATAGTGGGGGACCAAACAAAACATTTGGCAAGTATGGACATCAATGTAGCCAGAAATGCCTATGGTCGCCAATTGGGCAGTTTTGTCACAGATGCTGAATTTAAGGGAATAGGGGAGATCCCAATGGTCTTTATTCGTGGGCCAATTATTGAAGCTGTTGGACCAGAAGTGGAGATTTTAGCTCAAGTCAATGGGGCTATCGTGGCAGCTAGAGAAAAGCAGATGTTAGTGACATCTTTTCATCCAGAATTAACGGGTGACGAAAGGGTACATGCTTATTTCCTA
- the pdxS gene encoding pyridoxal 5'-phosphate synthase lyase subunit PdxS: MTNRYDLNKNLAQMLKGGVIMDVQNPEQARIAEAAGAAAVMALERIPADIRAVGGVSRMSDPKMIKEIQDAVSIPVMAKVRIGHFVEAQILQAIEIDYIDESEVLTPADDLIHVDKTKFDVPFVCGAKDLGEALRRISEGASMIRTKGEPGTGDIVQAVHHLRLMNQEIRRIQNLRDDELYITAKDLQVPIDLVRYVHEHGKLPVVNFAAGGVATPADAALMMQLGAEGVFVGSGIFKSGDPKKRAEAIVKAVTNYNRPDILAQVSEDLGEAMVGINKDEIDILMAERGK, translated from the coding sequence ATGACAAATCGTTACGACTTAAATAAAAATTTGGCACAGATGCTTAAGGGGGGCGTCATCATGGACGTTCAAAACCCTGAGCAGGCACGTATCGCCGAGGCGGCGGGAGCGGCTGCTGTCATGGCCTTGGAACGCATTCCGGCTGATATTCGTGCTGTGGGTGGTGTGTCACGTATGAGTGATCCTAAGATGATTAAGGAAATTCAGGACGCTGTTAGTATTCCAGTTATGGCCAAGGTGCGTATTGGTCATTTCGTGGAAGCACAGATTTTGCAAGCGATTGAGATTGATTATATCGATGAGAGTGAGGTATTGACGCCTGCTGACGACCTTATTCATGTGGATAAAACCAAGTTTGATGTTCCTTTCGTCTGTGGGGCCAAGGACCTTGGTGAGGCGCTCCGCCGTATCTCTGAAGGGGCCTCAATGATTCGTACTAAGGGCGAACCTGGGACTGGTGATATTGTGCAAGCAGTTCACCACTTACGACTCATGAATCAAGAGATTCGTCGCATCCAAAATCTTAGAGACGATGAGCTTTATATTACTGCTAAAGACTTGCAGGTTCCAATTGATTTGGTCCGTTATGTCCACGAACATGGCAAGTTGCCTGTTGTCAATTTTGCGGCAGGTGGTGTAGCGACGCCAGCGGATGCTGCGCTTATGATGCAGTTGGGTGCTGAAGGTGTCTTTGTTGGTTCAGGGATTTTCAAATCAGGAGATCCGAAAAAACGTGCGGAAGCCATCGTCAAAGCAGTGACTAACTATAATCGTCCAGATATTTTGGCGCAAGTGTCAGAAGATTTGGGTGAAGCCATGGTTGGTATCAACAAGGATGAAATTGACATCCTAATGGCAGAGCGAGGAAAATAA